A genome region from Tenrec ecaudatus isolate mTenEca1 chromosome 13, mTenEca1.hap1, whole genome shotgun sequence includes the following:
- the FAM237A gene encoding protein FAM237A, whose protein sequence is MADSGSRGRILRPLSLTCSLILMGMCCVSPLSCHSQTDLLALDQADPQCWESSSVLLLEMRKPRISNTVSGFWDFMIYLKSSDNLKHGALFWDLAQLFWDIYVDCVLSRNHGLGRRQLAGEEGSVPAASSGHTRSKQGAYSQLLRISLQKKKELVGDLMHVHVPSSGSRFLGKVTSGLRIRRK, encoded by the exons ATGGCTGACTCTGGGAGCAGAGGAAGGATCCTTCGCCCCTTGAGCCTCACTTGTTCCCTGATCTTGATGGGAATGTGCTGTGTTTCTCCTCTCTCCTGTCACAGCCAGACAGACCTGCTGGCTCTGGACCAAGCTGATCCTCAGTGCTGGGAATCCTCTTCAGTGCTCCTCTTGGAAATGCGGAAGCCTCGCATTTCCAACACCGTTTCAGGCTTCTGGGATTTTATGATCTACCTGAAGTCATCAGACAACTTGAAGCATGGAGCATTGTTTTGGGATCTGGCCCAGCTCTTCTGGGATATCTATGTGGACTGTGTCCTTTCCAGGAACCATGGCTTAGGAAGGAGGCAACTGGCTGGAGAGGAAGGCAGCGTCCCCGCAGCATCTTCAGGGCACACAAGAAGCAAACAAG GTGCATATTCTCAGCTTCTAAGAATCTCTCTCcagaagaagaaagagctggttGGGGACCTGATGCACGTGCATGTACCCAGCAGTGGGTCTAGGTTCCTTGGAAAGGTGACCAGCGGTTTGAGAATAAGGAGAAAATAA